The Chryseobacterium sp. 52 genome includes a region encoding these proteins:
- a CDS encoding M15 family metallopeptidase, which yields MDKVTEQRIDKLHPYVRDEVKQIIRECDEALTGRAKIRITQGLRSFEEQEKLYAIGRITSGKKVTNAKAGQSIHNYGLAVDICLMIDGKTASWDTVKDWDNDKVADWYECVKIFARHGWDWGGNWKTFKDLPHFEKKNIETKKGLLKTSWRTLSKMPRDQQNYILF from the coding sequence ATGGACAAAGTCACAGAACAAAGAATAGACAAGCTTCATCCTTATGTAAGAGATGAAGTAAAGCAGATTATCAGAGAATGCGACGAAGCTCTAACCGGCAGAGCAAAAATCAGGATTACACAGGGACTAAGGTCTTTCGAGGAGCAGGAAAAGCTGTACGCTATCGGAAGGATCACTTCAGGAAAAAAAGTTACCAATGCCAAAGCCGGACAGAGTATTCATAATTATGGTCTCGCGGTTGATATCTGTCTGATGATCGATGGAAAAACGGCAAGCTGGGATACCGTAAAAGACTGGGATAATGATAAAGTCGCCGACTGGTATGAGTGTGTAAAGATTTTCGCACGCCACGGCTGGGACTGGGGTGGAAACTGGAAGACTTTTAAGGACCTGCCCCACTTTGAAAAAAAGAATATTGAGACTAAAAAAGGACTGTTGAAAACGAGCTGGCGAACGCTATCAAAGATGCCAAGGGATCAGCAAAATTATATTCTGTTTTAA
- a CDS encoding patatin-like phospholipase family protein has product MKKTTILSLDGGGIRGIITCIILRYIEEQLQYHDNPGAKLGDYFDLVAGSSTGGLIASIILCPDEHRKAKYSIQKGLELYAEKGGDIFQVSFWEKLVNPFGLLNEKISQEALEKNLNDFFGKLELKEFIKPCLITSYDIENRRAKLFNSREAHLSTDNFYVKDICRATSAAPTYFSPVQIKSMYGQVFSLIDGGMFANNPALCAYAEARKIPFAEVLKSHLKANHPGVNDMIIVSIGTGIESRPYSFKKLQKSGKIGWVNPIIDILMSANAETVDYQLCQMFQTLGQRNQKNYYRLNPSLKNASPGMDNVRRSNIENLIQAGLSYIDDNRETLNQIVQKLIRNKI; this is encoded by the coding sequence ATGAAAAAGACAACCATTCTTTCTTTGGACGGGGGCGGAATAAGGGGTATTATTACCTGTATTATTCTCCGCTACATAGAAGAACAGCTTCAGTATCATGATAATCCGGGAGCCAAACTCGGTGATTATTTTGATCTGGTAGCCGGAAGCAGTACAGGAGGACTTATTGCTTCTATTATTCTATGTCCCGATGAGCACCGAAAAGCCAAATATTCTATCCAGAAAGGATTAGAATTATATGCTGAAAAGGGCGGCGACATCTTTCAGGTTTCTTTTTGGGAAAAGCTGGTCAATCCGTTTGGTCTGCTTAATGAAAAAATTTCTCAGGAAGCACTTGAAAAAAATCTGAATGACTTTTTTGGAAAACTGGAACTTAAAGAATTCATAAAACCATGTTTAATAACCAGTTACGATATTGAAAACAGAAGAGCAAAGCTTTTTAATTCCAGGGAAGCCCATCTGAGTACAGATAATTTTTACGTAAAAGATATCTGCAGAGCAACATCAGCAGCACCCACTTATTTCAGTCCGGTGCAGATCAAGTCTATGTACGGGCAGGTCTTCAGCCTGATTGACGGCGGAATGTTTGCTAATAATCCTGCGTTGTGTGCTTATGCGGAAGCAAGAAAAATTCCTTTTGCCGAAGTATTAAAAAGCCATCTGAAAGCCAATCATCCCGGTGTGAATGATATGATTATCGTTTCTATCGGAACGGGTATTGAATCCAGACCTTATTCTTTTAAAAAGCTGCAAAAGTCTGGAAAAATAGGCTGGGTAAATCCAATCATTGATATATTAATGTCTGCCAATGCAGAAACCGTAGATTATCAGCTCTGTCAGATGTTTCAGACGTTGGGACAGAGAAATCAGAAAAATTATTACCGTCTGAATCCGTCATTAAAAAATGCATCTCCGGGGATGGACAATGTGAGAAGATCAAATATTGAAAACCTGATCCAGGCAGGACTGAGCTATATCGATGATAACAGGGAAACACTGAATCAGATTGTACAGAAACTGATCAGAAATAAAATATAA
- a CDS encoding leucine-rich repeat domain-containing protein — protein sequence MKTKQELRLKFENGDKPTQDHFWEWQDSYWHKDEKIEMSKIAGLENGFPRFNDFYAEADEAGNASLAHLQVRRIFIKPGTLHIPDMFATGMGISELTLASSLLTIGTDAFSNNALKTLTIPENVSIISERAFSSNQLTSVIIPESVKEIKDSAFTYNKLGGLYIPASVAKIGPNAFNYNPEVSTVMLDRYTQYYPDSFDPKTRVVGGTLISDM from the coding sequence ATGAAAACAAAACAAGAATTAAGGCTCAAATTCGAGAACGGAGACAAGCCTACACAAGACCATTTCTGGGAATGGCAAGACTCTTACTGGCATAAGGATGAGAAGATAGAAATGTCCAAAATTGCAGGTCTGGAAAACGGATTTCCGCGTTTCAATGACTTTTATGCCGAAGCAGATGAAGCCGGAAACGCTTCACTGGCTCATTTGCAGGTCAGAAGGATCTTTATAAAACCAGGAACATTGCATATTCCCGATATGTTTGCAACCGGAATGGGCATATCCGAATTAACCCTTGCCAGCAGCCTTCTTACAATCGGAACGGATGCTTTCAGCAACAATGCATTAAAAACTTTAACCATTCCGGAAAATGTATCCATCATTAGTGAGCGGGCTTTTTCATCCAATCAGCTGACCTCAGTAATCATCCCTGAAAGCGTCAAAGAAATTAAAGATTCTGCTTTTACTTACAATAAGCTCGGCGGATTATATATTCCCGCGAGTGTCGCAAAGATCGGCCCAAACGCATTCAACTATAATCCTGAAGTATCTACTGTAATGCTGGATAGGTACACCCAGTATTATCCTGATTCTTTTGACCCCAAAACAAGGGTTGTTGGCGGAACTCTGATCAGTGACATGTAA